Proteins from one Penicillium digitatum chromosome 2, complete sequence genomic window:
- a CDS encoding Aldehyde dehydrogenase, N-terminal: MFYNIINSERRSGDTATVVNPRTNEVLWEVTVAHETDLNDAVEAARVSFDSWKVLSIEERQRYLLKLAGELEQRRDEIHAPLAAETGKSNILANIEIDDTLAFIRFNASQSLPDKVEYEDNKLKIVSTHHPIGVVGAICPWNFPLVLAAGKIAAALLMGNSIIVKPSPFSPCSTLKFVELATSVLPRGVLQALNGDNDMGRLISIHPGIDKISFTGSIATGKKVAESAAKTLKRVTLELGGNDASVICPDVDIKPVAAKVAAGAFFHSGQMCVATKRVYVHETIFEEFRDSFVEAVKNIKVDLAGDQSPLFSPIQNEQQYKVVNDLIADCKENNYTLLCGGNADDKHPGLFIAPVVVDQPPHDSRIVQMEQFGPIIPLSKWSTEDEVISRVNGTDTGLGACVWAKDVEHAGRIARKLEVGTVWINSAEMPSPHAYCSGWKQSGIGGEWGNQGLMSYSHTQILQLCK, from the exons ATGTTCTACAATATTATCAACTCAGAGCGCCGGTCCGGAGACACTGCGACAGTTGTGAACCCCAGGACTAACGAAGTCCTTTGGGAGGTGACGGTCGCACATGAGACGGACCTTAACGACGCAGTCGAAGCTGCCAGGGTGTCATTTGACTCTTGGAAGGTCTTGTCTATCGAAGAAAGACAGAGATACCTACTCAAGCTAGCCGGTGAACTAGAGCAGCGAAGAGATGAAATACATGCCCCTCTAGCAGCGGAGACTGGCAAATCC AATATCCTCGCAAATATAGAGATTGATGATACTTTGGCATTTATCAGGTTCAATG CATCTCAGTCATTGCCCGATAAAGTGGAATACGAAGACAACAAACTCAAGATTGTTTCTACCCATCATCCTATAGGAGTGGTGGGTGCAATTTGCCCTTGGAATTTTCCGCTCGTGTTAGCCGCCGGCAAGATTGCTGCCGCACTCCTCATGGGAAATTCCATCATCGTCAAACCGTCGCCATTCAGTCCATGTTCCACTTTGAAATTCGTTGAGCTTGCGACATCCGTACTTCCGCGGGGTGTACTCCAGGCGCTCAACGGAGACAACGACATGGGCAGGCTCATTAGTATCCATCCGGGAATCGACAAGATCAGTTTCACCGGATCCATTGCGACTGGAAAGAAGGTTGCGGAAAGCGCGGCCAAGACCCTGAAACGAGTGACACTCGAGCTCGGTGGGAACGATGCAAGTGTCATCTGCCCCGACGTTGATATCAAACCCGTTGCTGCTAAGGTTGCTGCCGGGGCCTTTTTCCATTCGGGCCAGATGTGCGTTGCTACAAAAAGGGTCTATGTGCATGAGACTATTTTTGAAGAATTCCGGGACTCTTTTGTGGAGGCAGTCAAGAACATCAAAGTCGATCTTGCTGGTGACCAGTCACCTCTGTTCAGTCCGATCCAGAATGAGCAACAGTATAAGGTGGTCAACGATCTGATCGCTGATTGCAAGGAAAACAACTACACTTTGCTTTGCGGGGGTAATGCGGACGACAAGCACCCAGGTCTCTTTATCGCACCCGTTGTTGTGGACCAACCACCACATGATTCTCGCATCGTCCAAATGGAGCAATTTGGTCCTATCATTCCGCTTTCGAAGTGGTCTACTGAGGATGAAGTGATTTCGAGAGTCAATGGGACAGATACTGGCTTAGGGGCCTGCGTGTGGGCGAAGGATGTTGAGCATGCGGGGCGCATTGCACGAAAACTTGAAGTTGGAACCGTATGGATTAATAGCGCTGAAATGCCTAGCCCACACGCCTACTGTTCAGGCTGGAAGCAGAGTGGGATTGGAGGCGAGTGGGGGAACCAGGGGCTGATGTCATATTCTCACACACAGATACTTCAGTTGTGCAAGTAG
- a CDS encoding Alcohol dehydrogenase: MSLTEEFFKQGPKFYFEIQNLAIPTIKPHEVLVEIEVTGFCGTDLSLAHGYLGPCQSILGHEGVGRISAVGSSCTSEAAKVGRRVGVGWIRDACGICRVCDGDLNDETRCLERVFGGRDVPGTLARYTVVPERYVTPLPEGVPSKMLAPIMCAGVTAYKALKVAKLAIGSWVGISGAAGAVGSLALSYAKQMGYRPIAIDGGEQRRLLCMDAGAEIYLNFEKEDNLRSAVLLKTGGMLCSAMIVCAGASAAYEEALNCLDYHGTLVAVGIPPSTSKISLHPLPLIDYGIRIIGSITGDRVDLAEAAEYVRKGLVKPRVTEVEIHDLENYAGRVNELDRKLVVRLGGRAGRGDFMSSI; encoded by the coding sequence ATGTCTCTGACAGAGGAGTTTTTTAAGCAAGGTCCCAAGTTCTACTTCGAAATACAAAATCTCGCGATTCCAACCATCAAGCCCCATGAGGTTCTCGTTGAAATAGAAGTAACTGGTTTCTGTGGGACAGACCTTTCGCTTGCCCATGGCTACCTTGGCCCATGTCAATCAATTCTAGGCCATGAGGGCGTGGGCCGGATTTCCGCCGTAGGATCTTCCTGCACAAGCGAGGCAGCTAAGGTCGGCCGTCGGGTCGGGGTTGGCTGGATTCGTGATGCATGTGGAATCTGTCGCGTGTGTGACGGTGATCTGAATGACGAGACACGATGTCTAGAGCGGGTTTTCGGTGGGCGTGATGTGCCGGGTACCCTGGCCAGGTATACCGTCGTTCCGGAGAGATATGTCACGCCTCTTCCCGAAGGAGTGCCTAGCAAGATGCTGGCACCAATTATGTGTGCTGGTGTTACGGCATACAAAGCACTCAAGGTGGCGAAGCTCGCAATAGGTTCGTGGGTTGGTATTTCTGGCGCTGCGGGTGCAGTGGGATCGTTGGCTTTGTCATATGCTAAGCAGATGGGATATCGACCCATCGCAATTGACGGAGGAGAGCAGCGAAGGCTTCTCTGTATGGATGCAGGAGCAGAGATCTATTTGAACTTTGAAAAGGAGGACAACCTGCGGAGCGCTGTGCTCCTGAAAACAGGGGGCATGCTTTGTTCTGCGATGATCGTGTGCGCTGGGGCTTCAGCAGCATACGAAGAGGCCTTGAATTGTCTGGATTACCATGGAACTCTTGTTGCAGTAGGCATTCCCCCGTCTACTTCAAAGATATCGCTTCATCCCCTTCCCTTGATCGACTATGGTATTCGGATCATTGGGAGCATCACGGGCGATCGTGTAGATCTTGCGGAGGCTGCAGAATATGTTCGCAAGGGGTTAGTTAAACCAAGAGTCACGGAAGTTGAGATTCACGATCTAGAGAACTACGCTGGACGCGTGAACGAACTAGACAGGAAACTTGTGGTGCGGCTGGGCGGCAGGGCTGGGCGAGGAGATTTTATGAGTTCTATATAG
- a CDS encoding Zinc finger, C2H2 type domain containing protein, with protein sequence MECPLCTAKFCRLQHLERDVHLLTHESPRPYTCIFCGQPFNRRDALKRHWRSCKSRLNKGFSIPFSPNRVSGRKRRACDRCSKLKRACDSCFPCGTCLTRQNECSYNGVQKQMTIDSPSSGSSTKLHPEDGQLARPPGLNTQPSFLELAQPTSLAHMNSALSPDMSPYLPSLEYIEATLWPLDLSISSRNASWAENIQGASNRLKSLQAAYFVCLFQNWEGSDINKRRIRRHRYNTLIAIARDLQPASVIHLDTLLLSDYQSFQWEDFIEKEEKIRTLNYIFLLDGGFMIFNNMPPRMVVAELKMSISCPEECFQALTRRECFAAMSKWAEKVPQHPQYSISSVLETMFQRDLHEEQKQLYAHFGIINLFVLITALHMLVFHLQNAMAPPEAFQRIEKALQNWRNVWAHRKNILCQSDDVLDADSLPQMWKRSGFMEDSLEFWLLCSVILEKIRPADKREDRNTVPGRVLERFDETSMKQVNDLMKQFENVPLSG encoded by the exons ATGGAATGCCCTCTCTGCACTGCCAAATTCTGCCGTCTGCAACATTTGGAGCGCGATGTCCATCTCTTGACTC ATGAGAGCCCTCGGCCATACACGTGTATATTCTGTGGACAGCCTTTCAATCGGCG TGACGCACTCAAGCGGCACTGGAGGTCGTGCAAATCACGTCTGAACAAGGGCTTTAGTATCCCGTTTTCCCCTAATCGTGTCAGcggaaggaagaggagagcATGCGATAGATGCTCCAAGTTGAAACGGGCCTGCGATTCGTGCTTCCCTTGTGGCACATGTCTCACGAGGCAAAATGAGTGCTCCTACAACGGCGTGCAAAAGCAGATGACGATAGATTCACCCAGCTCTGGTTCCTCGACGAAGTTGCATCCTGAAGATGGGCAGCTCGCGAGGCCTCCTGGTCTGAACACTCAACCTTCATTCCTAGAATTAGCACAGCCTACCTCCTTAGCCCACATGAACTCGGCTCTATCGCCAGACATGTCCCCGTACCTACCATCCCTCGAATATATAGAAGCAACATTGTGGCCGCTTGATCTCTCGATATCATCACGGAATGCCTCTTGGGCCGAG AACATACAGGGTGCATCGAATCGCCTCAAATCTCTCCAGGCGGCTTATTTTGTCTGCCTATTTCAAAATTGGGAGGGCTCAGATATCAACAAGCGGCGAATCAGACGACATCGATATAATACGTTAATTGCA ATTGCTCGAGACCTCCAACCTGCTTCAGTTATTCACCTAGATACGTTGCTACTAAGTGACTATCAATCCTTTCAATGGGAGGATTTCAttgaaaaggaagaaaaaattCG GACCTTGAATTACATATTTCTCCTAGATGGGGGCTTTATGATTTTCAACAACATGCCTCCTAGAATGGTCGTCGCCGAACTAAAAATGAGCATCAGTTGCCCGGAAGAATGCTTCCAGGCCCTTACCAGGAGAGAGTGCTTCGCAGCcatgagcaaatgggcagAAAAGGTTCCTCAACATCCTCAGTACTCCATTTCGTCAGTACTTGAAACAATGTTCCAGCGGGATTTACACGAAGAGCAAAAACAGCTTTACGCTCACTTTGGAATCATCAACCTCTTCGTTCTAATCACTG CTTTACATATGCTGGTGTTCCACCTTCAAAACGCAATGGCACCTCCGGAAGCTTTTCAAAGAATTGAAAAAGCATTGCAAAACTGGAGAAATGTCTGGGCTCACCGAAAAAATATCCTTTGCCAGTCAGATGATGTTCTTGATGCTGATTCTTTGCCCCAAATGTGGAAGCGATCTGGCTTTATGGAAGATTCATTGGAGTTCTGGCTGCTTTGTAGTGTGATTTTGGAAAAAATCAGGCCAGCTGATAAGCGCGAGGACCGTAATACTGTGCCGGGACGTGTGCTTGAAAGATTTGATGAGACAAGCATGAAACAGGTGAACGATTTGATGAAGCAGTTTGAAAACGTCCCTCTTTCTGGGTAA
- a CDS encoding vanillyl-alcohol oxidase: MSKASPSAQPWKFKPLVLPPKLTNGDFNEIIQEISQIVGTENVEVIFSKDQIEDGSYMNPRHTHDPHHILEQDYFLASAIVAPRNVANVQAIVRLANKISFPLWPISIGRNSGYGGSAPRVSGSIVIDMGKHMNKVLEVNVEGAYCLVEPGVTFHGLYDYLVANNLRDKLWIDVPDLGGGSVLGNTTERGVGYTPYGDHWMMHCGMEVVLPNGELLRTGMGALPDPQRPETMGLKPEDQPWNKTAHLFPYGFGPYIDGLFSQSNMGIVTKLGMWLMPNPGGYQSYLITLPKDDDLKQAVDIIRPLRLNMALQNVPTIRHILLDAAVLGDKASYSPKTEPLSNEDLDRIAKQLNLGRWNFYGALYGPERIRSALWETVKEAFSVIPGVKFYFPEETPENSILRVRDKTMQGIPTYDELKWIDWIPNGAHLFFSPIAKVAGEDAMLQYGITKKRCQEAGLDFIGTFTVGMREMHHIVCIVFNKKDNEQKKKVQWLIRTLIDDCAANGWGEYRTHLAVMDQIMGTYNWNNGSFLKFNEVIKNAIDPNGIIAPGKSGIWPAKYSQVGWKL; this comes from the exons ATGTCCAAAGCCTCCCCGTCTGCCCAACCGTGGAAGTTCAAACCTTTGGTTTTGCCGCCAAAGTTGACGAACGGTGATTTCAATGAAATCATTCAAGAGATTAGTCAAATTGTCGGCACGGAAAATGTCGAAGTCATATTCTCGAAGGATCAGATTGAAGATGGATCTTACATGAACCCTAGACATACACATGATCCCCATCATATACTGGAACAGGACTACTTTCTTGCCTCGGCAATTGTTGCGCCTCGGAATGTCGCAAATGTACA AGCTATTGTGCGACTTGCCAACAAGATCTCATTTCCCTTGTGGCCCATCTCCATCGGCAGAAATTCCGGATATGGTGGTTCTGCGCCGCGTGTCAGTGGTAGTATCGTGATTGACATGGGCAAACACATGAACAAGGTCCTGGAGGTCAACGTTGAAGGGGCCTATTGCCTGGTAGAGCCTG GTGTAACATTTCATGGTTTGTATGACTACCTTGTGGCCAACAATCTTCGGGATAAACTTTGGATTGATGTGCCAGATCTTGGTGGTGGTTCGGTTCTTGGCAATACCACCGAGCGAGGTGTGGGCTACACGCCCTATGGTG ATCACTGGATGATGCACTGTGGCATGGAGGTCGTGTTACCGAATGGCGAGCTCCTTCGAACTGGTATGGGTGCTCTTCCAGACCCTCAACGCCCAGAGACTATGGGCCTGAAGCCAGAAGACCAACCCTGGAATAAAACCGCTCACCTCTTCCCTTATGGCTTTGGTCCATATATTGATGGACTATTCAGCCAGTCTAACATGGGAATTGTAACGAAGCTTGGCATGTGGCTAATGCCAAACCCGGGGGGATATCAATCCTACTTGATCACACTTCCCAAAGATGATGACCTGAAGCAAGCGGTTGACATCATTCGGCCTCTTCGTCTGAATATGGCACTTCAAAATGTACCCACCATCCGTCACATCCTCTTGGACGCAGCAGTGCTTGGCGATAAAGCATCATATTCGCCAAAGACCGAGCCTCTATCTaatgaggatttggatagaATTGCAAAACAGCTCAACCTAGGACGCTGGAACTTTTATGGAGCTCTCTAT GGACCTGAGCGGATTCGCAGCGCTCTCTGGGAAACTGTTAAAGAGGCCTTCTCGGTTATCCCTGGTGTTAAATTTTACTTTCCGGAAGAGACACCCGAGAACTCGATTCTTCGTGTCCGTGACAAAACCATGCAAGGTATTCCAACCTACGACGAGCTCAAATGGATTGATTGGATCCCCAATGGCGCCCATCTGTTCTTCTCTCCTATTGCAAAGGTAGCCGGGGAAGATGCAATGTTGCAATACGGAATCACCAAGAAGAGATGCCAAGAGGCTGGCTTGGACTTCATCGGGACCTTCACGGTCGGCATGAGAGAGATGC ACCACATTGTGTGTATTGTGTTCAACAAGAAGGACAAtgagcaaaagaaaaaggttCAGTGGCTTATCAGGACGCTTATTGATGACTGTGCAGCCAACGGATGGGGAGAGTATCGAACCCATCTGGCTGTTATGGACCAAATCATGGGAACATATAACTGGAACAATGGCAGTTTCTTGAAATTCAATGAGGTGATCAAAAATGCAATCGATCCCAATGGCATTATTGCCCCTGGAAAGTCGGGCATTTGGCCCGCGAAGTACAGTCAAGTGGGCTGGAAACTGTGA
- a CDS encoding Proline utilization protein PrnX — protein sequence MRPSMHDLLINLSQDEAIAFRCTVEQTFEDHSCGERQYQPGPTAANRPNGQSTLFRPFASDSSLGTKFVVEYPAGPDGQQDPIRGIIVLCDE from the coding sequence ATGCGACCATCTATGCATGACCTTTTAATCAATCTTTCTCAAGACGAAGCAATCGCCTTCCGATGCACTGTGGAGCAAACCTTCGAAGATCATTCGTGTGGTGAGCGTCAGTACCAGCCTGGTCCTACCGCTGCCAATCGTCCCAATGGACAGAGTACACTTTTTCGTCCCTTCGCCTCGGATTCGAGCCTTGGCACCAAATTTGTTGTTGAATACCCAGCTGGTCCTGACGGCCAACAGGATCCAATCCGCGGAATCATCGTCTTGTGTGATGAGTAA
- a CDS encoding cyclin f-box, with product MTAAGQPKYTESCTRLSNPFWASKLWVDSCQDLPLPPRIGQTSRMTTIMPRGYRSTTEHYFDEEQTEAIVRTTAYHRRDYCLSVIWFSPREHVDIRLSIATPFQRTSNVGVGSLDRLPLELLFDTGLRKPKPTEVI from the exons ATGACTGCTGCCGG GCAGCCCAAGTACACCGA ATCTTGTACTCGCTTAAGTAATCCCTTCTGGGCCAGCAAGTTATGGGTCGATTCTTGCCAAGATTTACCCCTTCCACCTCGTATCGGACAAACCTCCAGAATGACTACCATTATGCCCCGTGGATATCGTTCCACCACCGAACACTATTTCGACGAAGAACAAACCGAAGCCATTGTTCGAACCACCGCCTACCACCGCAGAGACTATTGTCTATCCGTCATCTGGTTCTCGCCCCGTGAACACGTCGATATTCGCCTGTCAATAGCAACCCCCTTTCAGCGGACATCAAATGTTGGAGTCGGCTCTCTCGACCGGCTACCCCTCGAGCTCTTATTTGACAC TGGTCTTCGGAAACCCAA ACCAACTGAGGTCATTTAA
- a CDS encoding alpha-galactosidase a translates to MEVDDEDSFESEYRLRIGNYVKYIIISPKTFDRDTLSFPIQSLPSLPWYDEWTVAHISRDEASGDLRTSISNRPLAGVKCQWHHALFDCLELERTKLLTASAFEAISHPILPIIFQTPATVIAKIARFEWEIPRIERETRAYQLLKYSGLTPRFLGHIHENGRIMGFLLEKIEGRPASIQDLDICEATLRKLHELGFLHGDANRYNFLVAEEGVKLLDFERLQENASRESMHKELESLRLELTDESGRGGGFIVQDDSNRK, encoded by the coding sequence ATGGAAGTGGATGATGAAGATTCTTTTGAAAGTGAATATCGACTGCGAATCGGAAATTACGTCAAATATATCATCATATCTCCCAAAACTTTCGACAGAGACACGCTTTCATTCCCTATTCAGTCCCTGCCAAGTCTTCCTTGGTACGATGAGTGGACAGTTGCCCACATTTCGCGAGACGAAGCCAGCGGCGACTTGAGAACTTCCATCTCGAACCGACCATTAGCCGGCGTCAAGTGTCAATGGCACCACGCCCTATTTGATTGCCTAGAGTTAGAGAGAACCAAGCTGCTCACGGCATCGGCATTCGAAGCAATCTCGCATCCGATTCTCCCAATCATCTTCCAAACGCCAGCGACCGTTATCGCTAAAATAGCTCGTTTCGAATGGGAGATTCCTCGCATCGAACGGGAAACAAGAGCATATCAACTGCTGAAGTATTCCGGGCTGACGCCACGCTTCCTCGGCCATATTCATGAAAATGGACGCATCATGGGATTTCTATTGGAGAAAATCGAAGGACGACCTGCTTCTATTCAGGATCTGGATATCTGTGAAGCAACTTTGAGAAAACTCCACGAATTGGGATTTTTACATGGAGATGCGAACCGATATAACTTTCTCGTCGCGGAAGAGGGGGTAAAACTTCTTGACTTTGAACGCCTTCAGGAAAATGCTAGTCGGGAGTCAATGCACAAGGAGTTAGAGAGTCTACGTCTCGAACTGACTGACGAGTCCGGGCGTGGCGGAGGTTTCATAGTTCAGGATGATAGCAATCGAAAATGA
- a CDS encoding Serine/threonine-protein kinase HT1, putative has protein sequence MVSPFLDLSGDSIPLEQVLGSGSSAVVVLRDGLAVKTPLRYCWSSDVEVEMNIEVIQREQDVYRRFQSSNPQCGGIVNCLGFSKEATQLAYMANGNLRTYLETNQPPQQLQLSWFREMARTLEYIHDQRVLVADIASRNFLLDSDMTIKFCDFSEASLLPLDTDIDTVDDNGYTTRIDLGFLGAVIYEVVTGQKCEIDLFKDNPPTDGRATWPRREFLPSTENVWLGSIIEDCWVDGGFPNARSLLRALDSIALHSPARESLNTRLSSMEGFRFIQKLVDERPMVTLAVILGSLGTLALYINRKKL, from the coding sequence ATGGTCTCTCCCTTTCTAGATCTCTCCGGAGATTCTATACCTCTGGAGCAAGTCCTTGGATCTGGATCTTCAGCGGTTGTGGTGTTACGTGACGGCCTGGCCGTTAAGACGCCTCTGAGATATTGTTGGAGCTCGGATGTAGAGGTTGAGATGAACATTGAAGTCATCCAACGTGAACAAGATGTCTATCGTCGTTTCCAATCATCCAATCCCCAATGTGGTGGTATTGTAAATTGCCTTGGTTTCTCAAAAGAAGCTACCCAACTTGCTTACATGGCAAATGGAAATCTTCGGACCTACTTGGAAACCAATCAGCCGCCTCAACAACTCCAACTCTCTTGGTTTCGTGAAATGGCTCGCACACTCGAATATATCCACGACCAACGTGTGCTTGTGGCAGATATTGCCAGTCGAAACTTCCTTCTCGATTCAGATATGACAATCAAATTCTGCGATTTCTCCGAAGCATCTCTTCTACCCTTGGATACCGATATAGACACTGTTGATGATAACGGATACACGACTCGAATAGACCTCGGCTTTCTTGGGGCAGTTATCTATGAAGTTGTGACTGGTCAGAAATGCGAAATCGATCTTTTCAAAGACAACCCTCCAACTGATGGTCGAGCGACCTGGCCGCGGAGAGAGTTCCTTCCCAGCACTGAAAATGTTTGGCTTGGCTCAATCATTGAAGACTGCTGGGTGGACGGAGGGTTTCCAAACGCTCGTAGCCTGCTACGAGCACTGGATTCAATCGCCTTACATTCGCCAGCCCGTGAGTCTCTAAACACAAGACTTTCTTCCATGGAAGGTTTTCGTTTTATTCAAAAGTTGGTCGATGAGCGGCCAATGGTGACGTTGGCAGTCATCCTCGGTTCCCTGGGCACGCTCGCCTTGTATATTAACAGAAAAAAGCTGTGA